GGTTTAATTCAGTTAGTTCAAGCAACTACTTGTAAGaaggaagaaaggaaaagagaagtaTACCATTTTCCGCAATCTCAATTCTTGTTCGACGAGAGATGGATAACAAATATCTAGGAGAACATCATAATTGTTTACATAATGACCAACGATTCTATTTGCTTCAACTATGGCTTGGTAGCAGGGGTGGGATACATTATGAGGACTCTCAAAGACATAGTCATCGAAATCACATTCATTCATGATGGTAAGGCCAACTTCATCAGAAATCATCCCATGTGACCAGAAGAATTCATATGTTGCTGGAACATCCCGATCAAGTCGTAGAAGAGGATTCCCAATCTAAAATcacaaaagaaaattaataaaatgaaacAAGCCAAGTAAAAATGTTAAACAAATCGAAGGAAGAACCACAAGATCCCAATATCatcttctcttttatttcttattaaagAACATAGGGTAGTGCAAGTTTTCTTACAGCAACTCCTTTGATGTTAAACTTAAAACCCTTTGATCGTGCATTATGATCCAGTAGAACTTCAGCCAACTGTGGTATGTAATGTCCTGTACGACAACGGGTCATGCAACTGTAAAACTGAATAAAGGTAAAAGGTGGATTGAAAATTTTCTGATTACTGCCTTAAATAACAACAATACTAAGACTTGGTACCAAATCTAAAATATATCATATTCTATTTTGATACTGTAAAAGAATAGGAAATGACATAGAATTTTGCTATCGCATCTGATTTGCCATGCAGAAACATGTAGTTGTAGATAGGCATTTTCCAAAGTGTTTCTGTAAACTAAACTTACCTGCATAGCTTTCTCCAGTAAGAAACAGTTCTCTGGACTTGAATTCTGGGAACTTCTCATACCATTTCATCATGAAAATATACATATCCTTGGCTGACAGGAAAAAGAGATCATGttcttaacaatttttttttctccaaAACTGTAAATTTCGATATCTATCAATGAAGCTTGTTGCAGGAATTATCCTAAGATCAGTTGATGAAATCACATTACCAGTGGAAGCATCCCCACGGATATAATCTGAAGATGTATTTGAGTAAGACCAGCCTACACCAACAGGGGACTCAACAAACAGGAGATTTGATGCTATtgagaacaaaagaaaaaaagaagtaaGTGAGAACATTATTTGTATTCATTAACAATCAAATACTGAAATCTCATTGCATTTTAATGCAATAAACATATTTTGGACCTTTGTTCCATGACATTGAATTTATTCGAAGGCTTCGCCCATCACCTCTAGGATAAAATGGACCCAATTCTGTAAAAGCACCCCCTCCCACGGAGGAACACCCTGGCCCTGAAATGGAATTTGAGGATAACAATCAATATAAACAGACAATCATCTCTATTCCCATGGCTACAACATATCatcactctctctctctctcaatacGTTTGAACTAGTTTTGAAGCTAAAACCAGGATCTCCACTTTTAAACATGACCAAGTTCATAAGCTCAAACATGAATGAGAGAGAAATACAGCAGAAGCAAGGTCTATTACCCCCGAATTTAGGGCGTTTTGAATACAAATATACTCAATGTTCTAGagtttttgtttttactttttttacatatatttagaATCTCAAAAGATACTCTTTCAGAAATAAGTTAATAATACCGAGCATCGATAAAAGGAACCAAAGTACAACATGTGGGAGAAAACGGTGCTTTCACACAACGAAAATGAATCTTCACCCCCGGAAAGCCagaaaacaaaacccaaaaaaatttaagtactaaattgaaaacaatgtgaaagaagaaagaatgaaagTACAACTACACAACAACCGCACAGACAACAATGGGAACATATTTCATATCAAAACTCAATAATTCAGTCCACAaagcagcaacaacaacaacaaaaagatttgaaaataATGGACTTAAGATTCAAGTTTTATAGAAGAGCAAAAAAGCACAGAACCTCCATTGAGCCAGAGAGTGAGGGGCTGCTTCTCAGGGTTCTTATCAGCTTCAACGAAGTAATAAAACAAGCTCCTCCCAGCCTTTACATCTACATCAACATACCCAGCATACTGCTTAAACCCAACTGGCGGCTGACCAGGTAATTTGACTACCAGATCCTCCGCTGGATACCCTTTCACCCCCACTCCCACCGCCACCGCCGCCAATGCAATGCTAAAAAAAACCCCACCAAACGTATTCCACCTACCCATCTCAAAATACCCTTTATCTTCACACATATGAATTATACCTCAGAACCCTATATAATGTCAGGAAAAACACcaaaaaagaagtaaataaatgaataaagtaagggaaaaaaagaaagaaagaaacagaaacagaaaaTATAATTACGATGATGATAATGATAACATAAGCAATATCTTTAaccaatatatatacaaattaacaTCTAATTTCTGTTACATATACTTACAAGTAGCACGTGAATTCTGGGTTTGCTTGTAACAAAAATGAAAAGTAGAGTATAATAcgattattatatataaatttttagaaatGAGAAGAGATCTAAGTTGTGCTGAATATAGGAACACTTGCTATAAACAGATTTATAGGGGTTTGAATTGAGGAAGGAAAGAAGCTTCATCCTTTCAGTTGCTGCCAAGCTGTGTTACCGTTTACTACCTACCTATTActaccccctttttttttttttctttttactgtaGGCCAAAACAAAAGCATGCAAAACCTagtcttatttttaatttaatatccgtaattaaaaaaatatgtacttataaatatatataaaactagactatgaaaataaaatatacttcgtttaatttattattttatttattttgatttttgaataatttattattattttattcctttgacagtttaagtataatgttatttAGATGATAGTTCCGGAATTgagatagtaatttaataatgGATAAGTTGGtagatatataaataatataaatatatagatgcattgagaataaaaaaaaaaagagataccCCTTGGCATCTTCTAAACTGAACAGATtctgattaaaaaaaaaagaaaaaaagatagaCAAAAAGTCTCAGAACTTTtgcagtcaaaaaagtcaaaggAAGGAAAAGTCGCTATTTCGGCTTAACTTTTGGCTGCTCCATGCAAAGTGGGTTTTAACATGATTTGGGGAGATTGAAAGGCACGGACCAATGGTTGAATAGGATTTGAAAGGAATCTAATGCAGGGagctttctttttttgtttacaaAATCAAGGCTAATCCTTTTACCGTGCCATCAATATTTacttacaaatttatttttattttttatttttttttctattacagGCTTTTTTCAAATCATTTAGATAGCACGCCTCAATGACTTCAATTTGGATTTCTCATCAATCATCTCTACATTGGATTACAGACTTTAACATTTTACTTTCTCTTTCAATTATTCTtaacaattatttaaaatttaatattatagagATTagctttaattttaataaattaatatttattatttaatatattattttttaaatagcaaattttatctttattctcatttaatactagaggatttaatttaatccaatctTTCTTATAGTAGAGGGACTTCGCATGTACTTTTACTCATATTAACTCATAAGTTTAGTAATTAATTTGATCTTTGaactataattaaaatattaatttaaaacgtttaggtttttcaaaaaaaatctaaaattacttaaaaattcaaaaaaaatttaagattaaaattgtgtgaaaaaaataaaaattcataagagatcttatttttatataaaaaaaaatgaaatcccATTGTCTAGCTGCAAAGCTTTTTACTGTATGGTCCTTTTGTTTTCTGCTCATATTTTTTTGTGAATGGTCCTCGCTTTAAAAGTAAGTTGAAAATGGTGAAGATGATAAAAGCACAAGTTATGTTTTTTACTTTATAAATCACATATTATGATGTTATGCTAAAAACAATTGAGACCTCGTCTATATTGAAAAGaatgttttaatgttaaaatGTCTTGAGTCTTGCGAGATAAACTATTTGGCCAATTGACTCAAAGGTTTACTATCATCACAACTATTATGAGAATAGAAAAGAAATTCAGTTTATACTATATATGCCAGctttgatgaatttttaaagtttatactTGCTTATTAATGAAGTGATTTCATGACCCAATGATGCTAATGGTTTAGATTGTGAACTGATATTTGCAAATAATTTTCCAACAATGATAATTTGTGGAGTAAATTGCATTCGTTAATACAAAaacatatcatttttattttttttagcaattttttctacaattttctGAATATGTTGAATTTTCAACAACttttcatataattaaaattttaaaaaattataactttagaaaataaattatgaattttactatttttaatacatttaattttattttttaaatttgtttggatttatcatt
The sequence above is drawn from the Gossypium hirsutum isolate 1008001.06 chromosome A05, Gossypium_hirsutum_v2.1, whole genome shotgun sequence genome and encodes:
- the LOC107897120 gene encoding serine carboxypeptidase-like 42 isoform X2, whose product is MCEDKGYFEMGRWNTFGGVFFSIALAAVAVGVGVKGYPAEDLVVKLPGQPPVGFKQYAGYVDVDVKAGRSLFYYFVEADKNPEKQPLTLWLNGGPGCSSVGGGAFTELGPFYPRASNLLFVESPVGVGWSYSNTSSDYIRGDASTAKDMYIFMMKWYEKFPEFKSRELFLTGESYAGHYIPQLAEVLLDHNARSKGFKFNIKGVAIGNPLLRLDRDVPATYEFFWSHGMISDEVGLTIMNECDFDDYVFESPHNVSHPCYQAIVEANRIVGHYVNNYDVLLDICYPSLVEQELRLRKMATKISIGIDVCMSFERRFYLNLPEVQMALHANRTKLPYDWSMCSGRLSYSDSDGNINILPILKKIILNGIPVWIFSGDQDSVVPLLGSRTLVRELAHDLKFKITVPYGAWFHKQQVGGWVTEYGNLLTFATVRGAAHMVPYSQPSRALHLFSSFVHGRRLPNNTHPPIHE
- the LOC107897120 gene encoding serine carboxypeptidase-like 42 isoform X1, coding for MCEDKGYFEMGRWNTFGGVFFSIALAAVAVGVGVKGYPAEDLVVKLPGQPPVGFKQYAGYVDVDVKAGRSLFYYFVEADKNPEKQPLTLWLNGGPGCSSVGGGAFTELGPFYPRGDGRSLRINSMSWNKASNLLFVESPVGVGWSYSNTSSDYIRGDASTAKDMYIFMMKWYEKFPEFKSRELFLTGESYAGHYIPQLAEVLLDHNARSKGFKFNIKGVAIGNPLLRLDRDVPATYEFFWSHGMISDEVGLTIMNECDFDDYVFESPHNVSHPCYQAIVEANRIVGHYVNNYDVLLDICYPSLVEQELRLRKMATKISIGIDVCMSFERRFYLNLPEVQMALHANRTKLPYDWSMCSGRLSYSDSDGNINILPILKKIILNGIPVWIFSGDQDSVVPLLGSRTLVRELAHDLKFKITVPYGAWFHKQQVGGWVTEYGNLLTFATVRGAAHMVPYSQPSRALHLFSSFVHGRRLPNNTHPPIHE